GGCAAGCGCCCTATAGTAATCCGCTCGGATCGGTCGTGCATTGGTCACCACTGGATATCCTCCCGACCCATGAGCAGGGCAAACGGACACGAAGCTTCTTCCGCGTAGGTTGCGGCATGTTCGATCTGCGGACCGATCGGGCGGTATCGATCGGTGCAAGCATGGGCGAGGCCGATGCCGCGGAAGACCGGCTCCGTCGCCCGGCCCTTCGGCACATGATAGAAGACCGGATCCTCGGGCGTGCCGCGGTAGGACACCAGCATCAGAAGCGGAAATTGATAGCGCTGCGCGAGCGACACCATGCCCGCGCCCATGCTGAGTACGCCGGCATTTTGCACAAGCAGGGCGGTGCGAACGCCACCGAGCCGGCTTCCACAAGCGATCGCAAGCGCCTCCTCCTCATGAGTTGCGCGCACCAGCGTCATGCCCGGCTCCTGGTCGATGCGAATGAGGATTTCGCCCAGCCAGCTGTCGGGGACGGAGACGACGGTGCCGAAACCAAGACGCTTGAGCGTATCCAGAACGGCAGACGGCCGATGGGCCTCTAGTGCTTCCGTCGATGTCGTCATCGACTGCCTCCGTGATGTCAACCAACGTGGCGCGCAGGCTAAGCGCAAATGGTACTATTGTCGATATGATAAACCTATTGCAGGTCGATGGAGTGCCTGATAAAAGGTACTATAAAGCAGATGATAAGTTTAATTTCACGATTGCGGATTGCAGCTGGAGCCGGGCGCTGCATTCCGTCGCTGGAGGGAGACTGCACCTATGCTTCGCCTTTGGTCTGTATTGATCGCTCTTCTGATTGCGTTGCCCGCTCATGCACAAGACAAACTCGTTGTCAGTATCTGGGGCGGCAGCTGGCGTGATCTGGTGGCCGAGACGGTTGCCAGGAAATTCACCGCCGAAACGGGCGTTCCCGTCGAATTCATCACCGGCGGCACCATCGATCGACTCAACAAGGAAAAGCTCGCCAAGGGAAATCCCGTGAGTGATGTGACATTCACGACGTCGCATGTCGGGTGGCTCTATGCCAATGACGGACTGTTCGAGACGATCGATACCTCGAAGATCCCCAATGCGAAGAACCTCGCGGACGAGGCGCGTATAAGTCCTTATCACCTCGGCGCCTGGGCCTACGTTTACACGATCGGCTACCGCCCCGATCTGATCAAGGACACCAAGTTCGAGAGCTGGAGCGATCTCTGGAAGCCGGAGCTGAAGGACAAGCTCGCCGCTCCGGATTTCGATCCCGGCCACATCATTGCGGTCTCCGCCATTCTTGCCGGCGCCGACCCGGCCCATTGGGAGAAAGGCGAGGAGAAGCTCAAGGCGCTGAAGCCAAACTTCAAGGCGTTCTACACCAACGACGCCAACAGCCAGCAATTGCTCGCGAGCGGCGAGACGCCGGTGCAGATCGTACTTTCGATGAACGCCTATTACATGATAGGGCAGGGTATTCCGATCGCGCTTGCGATGCCGAAAGAGGGGGCGGTGCTGGGAATCGACACCGTCGCGATCATGAAGGGGTCGAAGAAGGTCGATCTCGCATACAAGTTCATCAACACGCTCTACGACCCGGATATCCAGGCCGAGATCTCGAAGCAGAAAAAGGGCAGCCCGGCCGTCCTCAACGCGAAGATCGATCCTGAGATCGCCAAGCTGCCGGGCGTCTTCACATCGGCGGAGCAGTGGAAGCAGCAGATCAACATCGACGCCAAGCTGCGCGCCGGCAAGACGGCGGAATGGCGCAAATGGTTCGCCGAAAACATCATGAACTGATCCGTTGCCAGATCGGTCCGCATCATGAACCAGCAGCCATTTCTGCGCATCTTCACGGCGCCGGCAACGCTCTGCGCCATCGGATTCCTCGCGGCAATGGCTGCGGTCCTGCAATACAGCCTCCGGGCCTACGTGCCGGGATCGCTCGACCCCGGCGGATTCACGCTGGCGAATTTCGCCGATCTCCTGAAACCGCTCTATGCGCGTGTGTTTCTCGATACCGTCATCGTGTGCGCGATGACCGCGGTCGTGACGTTGATCGTCGGATATCCGCTGGCCTATGCGCTTGTGCGTGTCGAACAGCCGATGCTGCGCTCCATTCTCCTCGTGATTGTCGTGACGCCGCTGTTTCTGGGCGAGGTCGTTCGTACCTATGCGTGGATCATCGTTCTGGGCAACAACGGCTTCATCAATTCCTTGCTGATGTCGCTCGGCCTCATCGGCAAGCCGCTGCAGTTGATGTTCACGCCCTTCGGCGTTGTGGTTGCTCTCGTGCACGTCACGCTGCCGGTCATGGTGATCATGCTGGCCGCCGGACTATCCCATATCGATCGCGACTATTCCCGGGCGGCTGAAAGCCTGGGAGCCGGTCCCGTTCGCGTGTTCCTGACCGTGACATTGCCGCTGTCCTTGCCAGGCGTGGTCGCCGGCACCACGACGGCATTCGCCTGGACGTTCTCGGCATTCGCCACGCCGCAACTCATCGGCGGCGGCCGCGTCAACATGATCTCCAATCTGGTCTACCAGCTTGGATTTTCGAGCTTCAACTTTCCCTTCGCCGCGACATTGTGCGTGGCCGGGCTGGCCTTGACGGCCCTGGTGCTCGGACTGCTTCAGCTTGCCTCCCGCCCGCTCCAGAAGATCGAGGTGCACTGATGACCCCGCGCTCGACCTATCAGAGGGTACTCGGCTGGATCGGGCTGCTGACGGTGCTCGTCATCGTCGCCTTTCTCGTATTGCCGGCGGCGGTCGTGACCATCGCGGCATTCAACGACAAGCCTATCCTGTCGTTTCCGCCGCAAAGCTGGTCGTGGCGATGGTTTGGTCGGGCCATCGCCTATGAAGATTTCAGGCAAGGGTTCTTCAACGGCTTGATCGTGACGGCCTGGAGTTCGACGATCGCGCTGTGCATTGGCGGCATGTTCGCTTTTGTCATCGACCGCTACAAGTTCCCGCTCAAGTCTGCCATCGAGGGAATCCTCATCTCGCCGTTGGTGATTCCGCACTTCACGGTAGGGCTCGGCTTTCTCATGCTGGCGGCGCAAGTGGGCCTGAGCCGCGGTTTCACGGTCGTGGTGATCTGCCACGTCATCCTGGTGCTGCCGTTCGTATTGCGCAGCGTGTACGTGTCGCTGAGGAATCTCGACCAGAGCTACGAACACGCCGCATCGAGCCTTGGCGCCGGACCGCTTCGCGTCCTGACTACCGTCACCTTGCCGCTGCTGCTGCCCGGGCTCGTCAGCGGCTGGCTGTTCGCGGCGATCCTCTCGTTCAACGAGTTCACGGCTTCGTTGTTCGTGACCTCGCAGCGTACCCAAACGCTTCCTGTCGCGATGTACAATTACGTGCGCGAGTTCGCTGATCCGTCGATGGCGGCTCTGTCGGTCATGTACATCGTCGGCACCGCCGCCTTGATCGCCTTTGCCAATGCGTTCCTGGGTCTCGGCAAGGTCCTCAACATCGAGCAGTCTCACTAGGGAGCACGGATTTTGAAGCCGTCTGCGAATGCCGGAGGAGGACAAACGGCGGTCCATTTCGACGCCGTGACCAAGCGATTTGACGATGTCATGGCCCTGAACGACGTTACGCTCGGCGTTGGCCGCAGCGAGTTCGTGACGCTGCTCGGTCCATCAGGATGCGGCAAGACCACGCTGCTCAAGCTGGCTGCGGGCTTCCTGGGGGCGGACGGCGGTTCGATTTCGATCGAAGGCAAGCGCGTGAATGACATTCCGACCTATCAGCGCGGCATCGGCATGATGTTTCAGAACTACGCGCTGTTTCCGCACATGAGCGTGGCGGATAATGTTGCCTACGGCCTGAAGACGCGGCGTGTTCCCAGGGCAGAGCGGGACAAGCGCGTCGCCGAAGCGCTGGCGCTGGTCAAGCTGACGGGCATGGAGAACCGCAAGCCTCGGCAATTGTCCGGTGGCCAGCAGCAGCGCGTTGCGCTCGCGCGGGCCCTCGTCATCAATCCGACCGTCCTGCTGCTCGATGAGCCGTTCTCGGCGCTGGATAAGAGCCTGCGAACTTCGATGCAGGTGGAGCTGCGGGAGATCCAGCGCAAGCTGGGCCTGACCACGATTTTCGTGACGCATGACCAAGGCGAGGCCTTGAGCATGTCCGATCGTGTGGCTGTCATGTCCGAGGGCCGTATCAGGCAACTCGGAAGCCCTGTCGACGTCTATCGCAGCCCGGCGGACCCGTTTGTGGCCAGCTTTGTCGGCGACAACAACAGGCTGCGCGGCCAGCTTGTGAGCATGCAGGCCAGCCAGGCGATCGTCGCGCTCGGCGATGCGTTGGTGAAGGTGCCGGGCGAAAGCCTTTCCGGGCTGGAGAAATCAGCCGCGGTTGACCTCTTCGTCCGCCCCGAGCAGTTCAGCGTCGTGGCGCCCGAGGAGCCGTGCGCCATCAAGGGCAGCGTTGTGGCCCAGATCTACCAGGGTGGCCACGTCGATCTTCAGATCGAGTGCTCAGGAGGCGCCGGGGACCGGTTGCTGGTGCGATCCCCAGGCGAGCAGGCTGTTCTGCGTTGGCCAATGGGGGCACCCGTCGGCATTGCCGTTCAAGCAGATCGGTGCTCTGCATTTCCCGCAGCCTGATCGCAATCGTCTTTCGCGGCGGCGTGAGGGTGGAGGAATCAGCTTGCGGTATATTGTGAGGCTTGGTCTGGTGGCGCCTGCCTCGCTGCCTCCCGCGGCGTCGTTGGCACCGCTGTCACCTGGTATCTGGTCACGCAACTCCGGAGAGAATGCTTGAGCGAGCCCCAATCGATCACAGCAGCCGAGGCGATCAGCACGTACATCGAGGCGAAGGACCGAAACCGGCCCCAGCTGATGGAGCAGGCATTCGTGCAGGACTGCGAGCTTCAGATGCAGCTCCTGACCGACGCAATCTCTTTTCCAAGCTCCGCTCACGGATTGGAGAGCGTCACCGAGGTTCTCGTACGGAGCTTCGGATTGCAGTATGAGAATGTGCGCACCTTCTGCCTCTCACGCCCTGACGCCGATCGCATTCCGCGGTTTCAATGCGACTGGCTGGTGGGGATGTCGAACAGGTCCGATGGCGACGTGCGCGTCGGTTGCGGTGAATACACCTGGGATTTTGACGCCACCGGAGACGGTCGCGTCAAGCGGTTGCTCATCAAGATCGAATTCATGTGCGTGCTGCCGGCTGTCCATCAGGCGCCTATCCTGCAGCGGCTTTCAGCCATCCCGTATCCCTGGACTTCATACGGTGAGGCGCGCACAGGTTTGCCTTCGATCGATGCCTTGACGCCGATTGCTCAATTCCTCCAGCGGAAGCTGCACAACTGACGGGCCGTTGAACGCTGCAGGGCGGCCTATTGATTTCAGGCTTCGATGGCGAAAGCACGCCCGGTCTCGCGCGAGCTAGGGGCTCCGGTCGATTTGGCCCGACTCGGCTCATGTCAGAGCTGATGCGCCTCGCAGCGGGGCATCATCGCCTCCCGTGAATAGTGTGCTGCGCCTCTACGGCGACGATTTACTGCTGCACGCACCAGGGGGCCGATGCAGCGACGCGACGCCGGAGAGTTCGGCGTCTTCCGGACATGCAGTCCCTTATATAATCAGTATATATCCTTATAAGCCTTCGCTGTTTGCCGGTGACCTACTAAACAGGGCGGTTGAATGATGGAAATATCTCTGGATTCTTCGGGCTTTTTGATTTGCTTCCCCAGAAGGGAGGCTCTGTCTTGCGTTGTCTAAAAAAGGATGTATACTGATGAAAATTCAAGGATGGTTCCGAGGCGCGGGATGGCTTGGCGAAAAGCAATTGCTGTGGACGAGCTGAAGCCGAACGGCGTCAAGCGCGTCGAGATCGACGGCAAGCCTGTCGCGCTTTATCTGCTTGATGGCGAGGTCTTCGCCACGCATGGCATATGCACGCATGCGCTCGCGTTCCTTGCCGATGGATTCGTTGATGGCGGCACGATCGAATGTCCGCTGCACCAGGGCGTCTTCGATATCAGATCGGGAAAGGCGCTCTGCTCGCCGGTCACGCGGGATCTTGAGACCTACACGGTCAAGGTCAGGGATGGCGAGGTATTTGTCGATCTCGATGGAGGTGAGAAGGCCGCGCTCAAGGATCAGGCGGGGGTCTGCACCGAGAAGGGATCGCCATCCCGTGGGGCAGTCGTCGTCGTGGGCGCCGGTCAGGCGGCTGCAGTGGCGATTCGCAGCATGCGGGCCAGTGGCTTCGCCGGCGCGATAGATCTCGTCGGAAGGGAGGGGCACCTGCCGTACGAGCGTCCACCGCTTTCAAAGGATATTCTGCTTGGAAAAGCCTCGATCGAGTCCTGCCGACGGCTGACCGACGGCGATGTGGCTTCCCTCGACGTCAAGACGCATCTCGGGTGCTCCGTTACCCGGATCGATCCAGCAGCAAGGATCGCGTTCCTGAGTAACGAGACTGAGCTTCGATATGATGCGCTTCTGCTGGCGACCGGTGGCGTTCCGCGGCGCCTTTCCATTGCCGGCGCCGATCTGCCGGGTGTGCACTATTTGCGTACGGTCGAGGATGCCAATGCCATCAGGCAATCGCTTGCAACAGCGAAGTGTCTCGTCGTCATCGGCGGCGGATTCATTGGTCTTGAACTTGCGTCGGTCGCGGCGACACTCGGGGTCGTCACCGTTCTCCTCGAGCGCGAGACCGAACTGATGGCCCGCGTGCTGCCGCCATCGCTGGGGCGCAGCTTTCGCGCGCTTGCCGAGCGCCATGGCGTCTCCGTTTCGCGGGGCGTGCAGGTCCGGGATATCCGCCGCGACGGAGAGGGTCTGGTGGTCAATACCTCCGCAGGCGCTTTCGCTGCAGACACCATTTGCGTAGGTGTCGGGTTGGCTCCCGAGACGGAATTGGCGGCCGCGGCCGGCTGCGCGGTGGATGGCGGGATCGTTGTCGACGCAGAGCAAAGGACGAGCATCGCGGGAATCTGGGCGGCGGGCGACTGCGCGCTGCATGGCCGCCCTGTCAGGGGGCGCTCCCGCCGTTTTGAGAGTTGGCACAATGCGGAGCAGCAAGGTGCAGCCGCAGGGCAATCGATTGCAGGGGCGCCGCCGAGCGCGGATGCGCAGGCTCCCTGGTTCTGGACCGACCAGTTTGGTCTGAACATCCAGATACTCGGGGTCTCGTCACCGGGTGACAAGGTCGCGCTCACCGGCCGCGACGGCGAACCTGGCGCCGTCTACCGCACGATTGATCCGAACACCGGACGGCTTACCAGCGTGGTCGCGTTTTCCGATCCTGCCGCCATACGGCAGGCGCGCAAGGACCTCGAAAACCCTGACATGTTCGATATCGCCAAGGCTTCCGCTGTTCTGCTTACCAGTGACGGCAAAGAGGAGAATACCCAGGTGGTGAATGAAAGCTCGGTGACGACGACGTCGAAGCAGTACGTCTGGCCATCCGAGGGGCTCACCAGGGTGCCTGATTGGGTCTACACGGACGACTTCATCTACCGGCGCGAAGTCGAAAAGATATTTCACGGGCGAACCTGGAATTACGTCGCGCTGGAGAGCGAGATTCCCGAAATTGGAGACTTCATCCGTTCCAATGTGGGACCGACGCCCGTGGTGGTATCGCGCGCCGAGGACGGTTCGATCAACGTCTTCGAGAATCGCTGTGCGCATCGCGCGGCCGAGTTCTGTCGCGAACTGAGCGGCAATGCCAAGGAATTCGTCTGTCCCTATCATCAGTGGTCCTATGACCTGAAGGGCAATTTGGCCGGAGTGCCGTTCCGCCGAGGGGTCGACGGCAAGGGCGGAATGCCGCGCGACTTCAAGAATGCCGACCACGGGCTCAGGCAGCTCAAAGTCACGACCCATCGTGGTGTCGTGTTCGCCTCGTACTGCGACGACATGGAGCCGTTGGCCGAATATCTCGGACCGGAAATTCTCCGCGAGTTCGAGGCGACCTTCGACGGGCGCAAACCCAAGGTGCTCGGTCATTATCGCCACAGCCTTCCGGGAAACTGGAAGCTCTATCACGAGAACCTCAAGGACCCGTATCACGCAACGCTGCTGCATACGTTCCTGGTGACGTTCGGCCTGCTGGTGGCCGGCAACAAGTCGTCCATGATCGCCGACCCATCCGGCCGGCATGGTGTGATGGCATCGGCAAAGTCGGACGTCAGCAAGCTCGACAACAACACCAAGAAGGAGATGCGCGCCTACAAGGAGGGCATGCAGCTCGAGGAGCCGCGCTTCATGGACTTCGTCAATGAGTTCGACAGTCCCTGGTCCGTCACCATGACGACGATCTGGCCCAATCTCATCGTGCAACGGGAGATGAACACGCTGGGTGTCCGTCAGATCGTTCCGACCGGGCCGAACGAGTTCATCATGAAGTGGACCATGTTCGGCTTCGAGGGTGACGACGAGGAAATGACCCGCCATCGGTTGCGGCAGGGCAATCTGATGGGGCCGGCAGGCTTCCTTGGCCTCGAAGACAACGAAGCCATCAAGTTTGTGCAGGACGGTATGCTCGCGGTTCCCGACGGCCAACATGTGGTCGAACTGGATCCCGGGGTTATCGGCACCGCAGACACCTTGATTTCCGAGGCGTCGATACGCGCGATGTATCAGCATTGGCGCAGCGCGATGGACCTCTAACGAGAGATACGGGCATTCAGATGTTGGCCACCGATCCGACCTACACGGCGCAAATTCATCAATTGCTGCTTCGGAATGCAATCGAGCAGTTCAACTGCCAGTACGCGGCCGCCCTCGACGAGCAGCGGCTCTCGGACTGGAGCGAGATGTTCACGCCGGACGCCAGCTACGTCGTTTTGTCGCGCGAGAATGAAGATCGCGGCCACCCGGTCGGTCTGATCTATTGCGAGAATAGGGGCATGATTCGCGATCGGGCGTTCGCACTGGAAAAGACCGCCATGTTCGCGCCGCGGTACCTTCGTCATTTGATCAGCAATTTGCAGTTGCTCGGCGAAGATGAGCACGGAGACATCGAGGCCCGGGCGAACTATGTCGTCTTGCAGGTCTTGTTCGATCGTCCCGATGCGACCATTCATCAGGTCGGCACCTATCACGACGTGTTTCGGCATTCCGACGGCGGCCTCAAGCTCAAGCAGCGCCGCTGCGTTTACGATAACCTGCTCGTCCCCAACGCGCTTTGCATTCCGGTGTAGAGCCGCTTGCGATCAGGGGACAATCGCTGTGAGCTTCGTGACGTTAGGAACGTTTTGGCAGAGCGCATGAGAGGATCATCATGAGCAGCGGCGTGGCGGTCGGCGAAGGTATCGGGGCGCGAACGCGGCGCAAGGAGGACGCCCGGCACTTGCGCGGCCGCGGCCGGTTCGTCGGTGACATCCAGATGCCTGGGCTGCGGGAAGTGGCTTTCCTGCGCAGTCCAGTGGCGCATGCGAATATCCTGTCGAAGACAAAATCGCCCGATCACGCCGTCGATACCTTCTTCTCCGAAGATCTCGCCGGAGTCGCGCCGATCGTGACGCGATCCTCGATTCCCGGCTACAAGGTCTCGCAATATCCGATCCTGGCCACCGACAAGGTGCGCTTCGTCGGCGAACCCGTTGCCATGTGCGTGGCAAAAAATCGCGCGATCGCGGAAGATTTGATCGAGCAGGTCGAGATCGGCTACGACGAACTGCCGGCCATCGCCTCTTGCGCGGGCGGTCGCCGGGACAACGCCGAACTTCTGCACCCGGAGTGGGGCGACAACCTGTTCCTGGAGACTTTCTTCGACAGCGGCGTCGACGAGGTCATCGCCCGAGCGCCGATCTCGGTCGAGCTCGAGATGTCATGCGCGCGGCAGACGATGCATCCCATGGAAGGCAAGGGCGTGCTGGCCTGGTGGGATGATCGCGCCGATCAGCTCGTGGTGCACACCTCCACCCAGGTGCCGCATTTGATCCGCGCCGGGCTCGCCGAGTGTCTCGGGATCGCGCAGGCGCAAATCAGGGTCGCGCCGCCGGACGTCGGAGGCGGCTTCGGCTACAAGTGCCTGTTGCAGCCGGAGGAGGTTGCCGTCGCCTGGCTGGCTGCAACCTTCAGGAAGCCATTCCGCTGGACCGAGGATCGCAGGGAGCACCTCGTCGCCGGCGCAAACGCGCGGCAGCACGAATACCATGTCAAAGCCTATGCCGATGCGAAGGGGCGGCTTCTCGCGCTGGATGCGGAAGTGTCCGTCGACACCGGCGCGTACTCGGTATGGCCGTTCACGGCCTGCCTGGAAGCTGCGCAGGCCGGTGGAAACCTCCCCGGTCCATATCATCTGGCTGCCTATCGGTGCCGCACCTATTCGGTTGCGACCAACAAGCCGCCCTTCGCGCCCTATCGCGGTGTTGCGCGGCCGGGCGTCTGCTTCGCGATGGAGCAGGTCATTGACGCGATCGCGCAGAAGGTCGGCCGGGAAGCGTGGGAGGTCCGCCGGGACAATCTGGTGCCGGCTTCGGCGATGCCGTACACCAACATCACGAACAAGCATTACGACTCCGGTGACTACCCCGAGGCGCTCGTTGCCGCCAAGAACATGATCGGTCTCGAGGCATTCCGCGCAGGACCCAGGCGTGACGACAAGGGACGTTACCTCGGCATCGGGTTTGCCAGCTTCACCGAGCAGTCCGCGCACGGCACCAAGGTGTTTGCATCCTGGGGATTGCCGCTGGTGCCGGGGTTCGATCAGGCGCATGTGAAGCTGACGCCGGATGGCGCACTGGAGGTTGCCGCAGGCATCCATACGATTGGGCAGGGTTTGGAAACGACGCTGGCGCAGATTGCGCACGAGCAGACCGGCGTTCCGCTCAAGCATATCCGGGTCACGCTCGGCGACACGGCGATGACCCCGTTCTCAACCGGTGCCTACGCATCGCGCGGGATCGTGATGTCGGGCGGCGCGGTCTCGCGGGCCGCCGAGGTCGTTGCGGGCCGGATCAAGTCAATCGCTGCCCATCTGCTGCAAGTCGAGCCGGCCGCCGTCGGATTTGCCGAGGGACGGATCTTTGCGGCCAATGCCAGTGTCTCTTATGAAGATGTCGGACGCGCCTGGTATCTTCGGCCGGACCAGCTTCCCGAGACCGTGAACACGGCGGGCCTCGAGGCGACCGAAGGCTACAAGCCCGACGTCGATACGGGCGTGTTTTCCTACGCCACGCACGCCGTTCGGCTCGCGGTCGACGCCGAGACCGGTCTTGTCGAGATCCTCGACTATGCGATCGTCGAGGACTGTGGACGCATGGTCAATCCGATGATTGTCGAGGGGCAGACCTATGGAGGGGCCGCGCAGGGTATCGGCACCGCGCTGTTCGAAGAGAGCCCGTACGACGACAACGCTCAACCGCTCGCCTCGACGCTGCTCGATTATATCCTGCCTGGTCCGACCGAGCTGCCCAGCTTTCGCATCGATCATCGCGAGACGCTGTCGCCTTACTCGGCTCACGGGATCAAGGGCGTCGGCGAGGGCGGGGCGATCGCGCCGCCTGCTGCGGTCGTCAACGCGATCAACGATGCCTTGTCGCCTCTCGGCGCTGCGATACGGCAGGTACCTGCGAGCCCGCGGCGGATTCGCGAGGCGATTCGGCGCGCGCGTCCATCGCAGGCGACGGGTTCTGAAGCGGGCTTTGCGCGATGAAATCGTCGCCTTTCGAGCTTAAGCATGCACGGACCCTTCGTGAGGCAACCGAGCTCCTCGCCGCGGCCGATGGCAACGCCAAGGTGTTGGCTGGCGGCCAGTCGCTGGTACCGATGTTGAACCTGCGACTGGCCCGGCCCAAGCTGTTGGTCGACATCAAGCGCGCGTCCGGGTTTCGGGAGCTTGCGGCCGACGACAGGGTGTTCTCGATCGGCGCCGGATGGACCCACGCCGAGATCGAGGACGGGGTCCTGGAGGATCCGACGCGCGGGCTGCTGCGATCGGTCGCACATGGAATTGCCTACAGGGCGGTGCGCAATCGCGGCACCATGGGCGGAAGCCTGGCGCATGCCGATCCGGCCGCGGACTGGGTCTCGACGCTGGCGGCACTCGGTGCCACCATCGTCGTCCAGGGCGGCGGCGAACGGCCGAAGCGCCATGCCGCCGAGAGCTTCGTCGACGGAGCGTTTGCGACCAGGCTCGGCGAGAACGAAGTGATTTCCGCGATCGAGGTGCCGCGGCTGTCGGCGGATGCATCCTGGGCCTATCACAAGATCTGCCGCAAGACCGGTGAGTTCGCCAATGCGATCGGCGTTGTCGTGCTCGACCTGAAGGCTGGCCTGCAGCGGGTGCTTGCCGGTGCGACCAGCGGTTCACCGGTGCTGCTGCCGAATACCGCCGCACGTCTAGCCGAAGCGGGGCCGCGTGCGGCATGCGAGATCGTCGCAGCGGAAATCCGCGACCTTCTGCCGAATCTTGATCTCGACACGCAGGAATTGCACGCGGTCGCCGTTCGCCGGGCTCTGGCGACCTTGGGGGAGGGGCAGCGCCGATGACGCAGGTGTCGATGACGGTCAACGGAGATGCCGTCGTGGCGGATGTCGAGCCGCGCACGCTGTTGGCGGACTTCCTGCGCGGCGAGCTGCAACTCACCGGAACGCATCTCGGATGCGAGCAGGGTGTCTGCGGCGCCTGCACCGTTGTACTCGACGGCAAGATCCAGCGGGCGTGCATCACATTCGCTGCCGATTGCAATGGCGCCAACGTCACCACGATCGAAGGCTTTGACGATGATCCAACCATGCAGGAGCTGCGCGAGGCGTTCTCCGAACATCACGCCCTGCAATGCGGATTCTGCACACCGGGAATGCTGACGACGGCACGAGATATCGTGCTTCGGCTCGGCGAGATCGATGAGCGGGCTCTGCGCGAGGAGCTCTCCGGCAATCTCTGCCGATGCACCGGCTATGTCGGGATCGTTGCCGCGGTCAAGAAAGTTGCCACAGGAAAGAAGCCCGACGTCGCGGCAGCCGTGGCTCCGGTCGTCGGCATATTCGAGGGCTCAAGGACGCCGCCTGCGCCGTCTCCAGCGACAAGTGGGCCCGTGACACGTACGTCGGTTCCCGCCATGGCGCCTTCGGTTGGCGGATCCGCGGGCAGCACGTCGATTGAGGAACGGGTGCGCGTGGCCGCGCCGGCCGAGCAGGTCTGGAGCCTGTTGTCGGACCTTCGACGGGTGGTCCCATGCGTGCCCGGAGCGGAGATCACGTCACTCGACGGAGAGGATCTTGTCGGAAAGGTCAGGATCGCGCTGGGCCCGATCAAGGTCACGTTCAACGGCCAGGCGAAGGTGGGGATGGATCCGTCCAAGCGGGAAGGATGGCTGACCGGCCGCGGGCGTGATGCCGGGCAGGGCTCGTCCGCGGAGGGCAGCGCGCGCTGGACCGTCATCGCCGACGGGGCAAGCGTGTCCGTGATTGCGGTGGTCCTGACCTGGAAGCTGAGCGGACCTCTCGCTCAGTTCAACCGAGCCGGGCTGGTGCACGATGTTGTGCGCCGGTTGGCCGCGACATTCGCCGAGAATCTCGAAGCCGCCATTACCGGGGCGGCGCCGCCTCGCCGAAAGGCAACGCTCAGTGGCTTCGGATTGATCTGGTCCGTCATCAAGGCACGCTTGTTCTCACGGAAATAGGGTCGCCGAAGCGGCCCGATCTCCCGCGCAACCGCCAGGCTCATCCGTGTAATAACGATGTATACTGATTAAAATCAGATCGCTTCCGGCTATTCGTCCCGGCTGGCCGTCGACTTCCGCCGTCCGGATGCTGAGTTGCTGTCGGGCAGGCTGTATTTGCTGTTGCCTTCGATCAGTTCGGT
This Bradyrhizobium sp. CCBAU 53421 DNA region includes the following protein-coding sequences:
- a CDS encoding thiamine pyrophosphate-binding protein — encoded protein: MTTSTEALEAHRPSAVLDTLKRLGFGTVVSVPDSWLGEILIRIDQEPGMTLVRATHEEEALAIACGSRLGGVRTALLVQNAGVLSMGAGMVSLAQRYQFPLLMLVSYRGTPEDPVFYHVPKGRATEPVFRGIGLAHACTDRYRPIGPQIEHAATYAEEASCPFALLMGREDIQW
- a CDS encoding PotD/PotF family extracellular solute-binding protein — encoded protein: MAETVARKFTAETGVPVEFITGGTIDRLNKEKLAKGNPVSDVTFTTSHVGWLYANDGLFETIDTSKIPNAKNLADEARISPYHLGAWAYVYTIGYRPDLIKDTKFESWSDLWKPELKDKLAAPDFDPGHIIAVSAILAGADPAHWEKGEEKLKALKPNFKAFYTNDANSQQLLASGETPVQIVLSMNAYYMIGQGIPIALAMPKEGAVLGIDTVAIMKGSKKVDLAYKFINTLYDPDIQAEISKQKKGSPAVLNAKIDPEIAKLPGVFTSAEQWKQQINIDAKLRAGKTAEWRKWFAENIMN
- a CDS encoding ABC transporter permease, producing MNQQPFLRIFTAPATLCAIGFLAAMAAVLQYSLRAYVPGSLDPGGFTLANFADLLKPLYARVFLDTVIVCAMTAVVTLIVGYPLAYALVRVEQPMLRSILLVIVVTPLFLGEVVRTYAWIIVLGNNGFINSLLMSLGLIGKPLQLMFTPFGVVVALVHVTLPVMVIMLAAGLSHIDRDYSRAAESLGAGPVRVFLTVTLPLSLPGVVAGTTTAFAWTFSAFATPQLIGGGRVNMISNLVYQLGFSSFNFPFAATLCVAGLALTALVLGLLQLASRPLQKIEVH
- a CDS encoding ABC transporter permease; the encoded protein is MTPRSTYQRVLGWIGLLTVLVIVAFLVLPAAVVTIAAFNDKPILSFPPQSWSWRWFGRAIAYEDFRQGFFNGLIVTAWSSTIALCIGGMFAFVIDRYKFPLKSAIEGILISPLVIPHFTVGLGFLMLAAQVGLSRGFTVVVICHVILVLPFVLRSVYVSLRNLDQSYEHAASSLGAGPLRVLTTVTLPLLLPGLVSGWLFAAILSFNEFTASLFVTSQRTQTLPVAMYNYVREFADPSMAALSVMYIVGTAALIAFANAFLGLGKVLNIEQSH
- a CDS encoding ABC transporter ATP-binding protein, encoding MKPSANAGGGQTAVHFDAVTKRFDDVMALNDVTLGVGRSEFVTLLGPSGCGKTTLLKLAAGFLGADGGSISIEGKRVNDIPTYQRGIGMMFQNYALFPHMSVADNVAYGLKTRRVPRAERDKRVAEALALVKLTGMENRKPRQLSGGQQQRVALARALVINPTVLLLDEPFSALDKSLRTSMQVELREIQRKLGLTTIFVTHDQGEALSMSDRVAVMSEGRIRQLGSPVDVYRSPADPFVASFVGDNNRLRGQLVSMQASQAIVALGDALVKVPGESLSGLEKSAAVDLFVRPEQFSVVAPEEPCAIKGSVVAQIYQGGHVDLQIECSGGAGDRLLVRSPGEQAVLRWPMGAPVGIAVQADRCSAFPAA